Proteins encoded in a region of the Enoplosus armatus isolate fEnoArm2 chromosome 16, fEnoArm2.hap1, whole genome shotgun sequence genome:
- the mylipa gene encoding E3 ubiquitin-protein ligase MYLIP-A, with amino-acid sequence MLCHVTRPDSVVMEVEVDAKANGEDCLNKVCRKLGIIEVDYFGLQFTGSKGENLWLNLRNRICQQMDNVTPCRLRLRVKFFVEPHLILQEQTRHVFFMHVKEDLHNGHLRMASEQAEELSALLAQAEFGDYNQNTAQYWYSELCGEEASTATIDSIISRHKALEGSSQASVEYQALQLVSSLEHYGVEWHWVRDANGQRLAIGVGPEGIAICKEDFSLVNRVSYPVIQIATQSGKTVYLTVTKDTSDSVVLLFKLISNRAASGLYRAITETHAFYRCDTVTNAVMMQYSRDFKGHLASLFLNENINLGKKYVFDIRRTSKEVYDHARRALYNSGVVDLVSRSRSGSGERSSPSRSPSRDDQQDEGLDCGSCQQSRALQERLQKLREALLCMLCCEEEIDAAFCPCGHMVCCQTCANQLQLCPVCRSEVEHVQHIYLPTCTSLLNLTLTDNHQHRSSSIPAPIHREMDSPHSCSATEYDHKIYHT; translated from the exons ATGCTCTGCCACGTTACTCGTCCGGATTCGGTGGTGATGGAAGTGGAAGTTGACGCGAAGGCGAACGGAGAAGACTGTCTGAATAAG GTTTGCAGAAAGTTGGGCATAATTGAGGTAGACTACTTTGGGCTGCAGTTCACAGGCAGCAAAGGAGAGAACCTGTGGCTGAATCTGAGGAACCGCATCTGCCAGCAGATGGATAATGTGACGCCCTGTCGACTGAGGCTGCGTGTCAAGTTCTTTGTGGAGCCCCATCTCATTCTGCAGGAACAGACAAG ACACGTCTTCTTCATGCATGTGAAGGAGGACCTCCATAACGGTCACCTACGGATGGCCTCGGAACAGGCAGAGGAGCTGAGTGCACTCCTGGCACAGGCCGAGTTTGGTGACTATAACCAAAACACAGCCCAGTACTGGTACTCGGAGCTGTGCGGAGAGGAGGCCAGCACTGCCACTATCGACAG TATCATATCCAGACACAAGGCTCTGGAGGGTTCGAGCCAGGCCTCTGTGGAGTATCAGGCCCTGCAGCTGGTCTCCTCTCTGGAGCATTACGGTGTGGAGTGGCACTGGGTGCGCGATGCAAATGGCCAACGGTTGGCGATAGGAGTCGGCCCTGAGGGCATCGCCATTTGCAAGGAGGACTTTAGCTTAGTCAACAG GGTAAGCTATCCAGTCATCCAGATTGCCACCCAGTCGGGGAAAACTGTGTACCTGACAGTTACCAAGGACACAAGTGACAGTGTGGTGCTTTTGTTCAAGCTGATCAGTAACCGGGCAGCCAGTGGACTGTACCGGGCCATTACAGAGACCCACGCCTTCTACAG GTGTGACACAGTTACTAATGCAGTGATGATGCAGTACAGCAGAGACTTTAAAGGCCACCTAGCTTCACTTTTCCTCAATGAAAACATCAACCTGGGCAAGAAGTATGTTTTTGACATTCGACGTACCTCCAAGGAAGTGTACGACCACGCCCGCCGCGCCCTCTACAACTCTGGCGTCGTGGACCTGGTGTCCCGCTCCCGCTCCGGCAGCGGCGAGCGCTCTTCTCCTTCACGCTCCCCAAGCAGAGACGACCAGCAGGATGAGGGGCTGGACTGCGGCAGCTGCCAGCAGAGCCGAGCCCTGCAGGAGCGGCTGCAGAAGCTCAGGGAGGCTCTGTTGTGCATGCTGTGCTGCGAGGAGGAGATAGACGCTGCGTTCTGCCCCTGTGGCCATATGGTGTGCTGCCAGACCTGCGCAAATCAGCTCCAG cTGTGTCCTGTGTGTCGGTCGGAGGTGGAGCACGTGCAGCACATCTACCTGCCCACCTGCACCAGCCTGCTGAACCTGACGCTGACCGACAACCACCAGcaccgcagcagcagcatcccCGCACCCATTCACAGAGAAATGGATTCTCCTCACAGCTGCTCTGCCACAGAGTACGACCACAAGATCTACCACACATAA